One segment of Synechocystis sp. PCC 7509 DNA contains the following:
- the recD2 gene encoding SF1B family DNA helicase RecD2, giving the protein MSVEDESLVGVVERLTYHSAESGYSVARLKASGHRDLVTIVGSFPNIQAGQTLKLAGIWREHPKFGQQFQVTQYQETKPATITGIEKYLGSGLIKGVGPVTAKRIVAHFGFDTLDVIEHSIERLKEVPGIATKRVKMIQEAWDKQKAIKEVMVFLQGHGVSTTYAVKIYKHYGDDSITIVTNNPYQLATDIYGIGFVTADAIARNLGIAPDSEYRYRAGIIHVLGEAAEDGHCFLPYVQLVEKVVERLTIADHQPSSQVVTQLIYVMAMDEELVMQGHRQHQFICYQLPFFSSEQNLAKRLHQLLSRPVVVDKERVVGWIDKFTKATGMELSSGQRQAVEMAATQKVLILTGGPGTGKTFTTRTIVALWKAMGKSIALASPTGRAAQRLSEMTGCEAKTIHRLLEFDPKTMKFKHDLENPIEAQAIGIDEASMLDLFLAHSLLKAIPNDAQLLLVGDIDQLPSVGPGNVLRDLIASEQVPVVRLEQVFRQAQTSHIVSNAHRINSGQYPRLESVSLNPRSDCLWLNAPEPEHGVQGIRELLTDVIPKLGFDPAKDVQVLCPMTRGEVGTRNLNAVLQELLNPPYQGKAELFRGGMKLRVGDRVIQQVNDYNREVFNGDLGTVAAIDTEEQEVTVQFEGRSVTYDYADINELALAFAVTIHYLLQNIYIQQQQQRVFFYSWCRDISLQNLAYTTSIMTIYLVNETHTAKRN; this is encoded by the coding sequence GTGTCTGTTGAGGATGAGTCACTGGTAGGAGTAGTAGAACGCTTGACGTACCACTCGGCAGAGTCGGGGTATAGTGTAGCGCGGCTTAAAGCTTCAGGTCACAGAGACTTAGTAACGATTGTAGGTAGCTTTCCTAATATTCAAGCAGGTCAAACACTAAAACTAGCTGGGATATGGCGGGAGCATCCCAAGTTCGGGCAACAGTTTCAAGTCACACAGTATCAGGAAACTAAACCTGCCACGATTACAGGGATTGAAAAGTATTTAGGCTCCGGCTTGATTAAAGGGGTGGGGCCAGTCACCGCCAAACGCATCGTCGCTCACTTTGGGTTCGATACTTTGGATGTTATTGAACATTCAATTGAGCGCTTAAAAGAAGTCCCCGGCATCGCTACAAAGCGCGTGAAGATGATACAAGAAGCCTGGGATAAGCAGAAGGCGATTAAAGAAGTGATGGTCTTCTTGCAAGGGCATGGTGTTTCCACAACTTATGCAGTAAAAATTTACAAGCATTATGGCGATGATTCGATCACAATTGTTACCAACAATCCGTACCAACTAGCAACGGATATTTATGGGATAGGTTTTGTAACAGCAGATGCGATCGCACGGAACTTAGGGATCGCACCAGATAGCGAGTATCGATACCGCGCGGGGATTATCCACGTCTTAGGCGAAGCAGCAGAAGACGGTCATTGTTTTTTACCCTATGTGCAACTGGTCGAGAAAGTAGTAGAACGATTAACAATAGCCGATCATCAACCATCATCCCAGGTAGTAACCCAACTAATTTATGTAATGGCGATGGACGAGGAGTTGGTGATGCAGGGTCATCGGCAGCATCAATTTATTTGCTATCAATTACCATTTTTTAGCAGCGAACAGAATTTGGCTAAACGGCTGCATCAGTTGTTGAGCCGTCCGGTCGTAGTAGATAAAGAGAGAGTTGTTGGATGGATTGACAAGTTTACAAAAGCAACAGGGATGGAGTTATCATCTGGGCAAAGGCAAGCGGTAGAAATGGCAGCTACTCAAAAAGTCCTAATTCTTACTGGAGGACCTGGAACGGGCAAAACTTTCACAACTCGGACAATTGTGGCATTGTGGAAAGCAATGGGTAAATCAATTGCTCTAGCTTCGCCGACGGGCAGAGCCGCACAGCGATTGAGCGAGATGACGGGCTGCGAAGCCAAGACTATTCATCGCCTACTGGAATTTGACCCCAAGACGATGAAATTCAAGCATGACCTAGAGAATCCAATAGAGGCGCAAGCAATCGGCATAGATGAAGCATCAATGCTTGACCTATTCTTGGCTCATTCACTGCTGAAAGCAATACCGAATGATGCCCAATTACTTTTAGTAGGGGACATCGATCAGCTTCCTAGTGTGGGACCAGGAAACGTGTTGCGCGACCTGATTGCAAGTGAGCAAGTACCTGTAGTGCGATTAGAACAAGTATTTCGCCAAGCTCAAACAAGCCATATTGTCAGCAATGCCCATCGGATTAATTCTGGGCAGTACCCACGTCTTGAATCGGTATCTCTAAATCCGCGTTCCGATTGTTTATGGTTAAACGCTCCCGAACCTGAACATGGAGTTCAAGGTATTCGAGAATTGTTAACAGATGTAATTCCAAAATTAGGTTTTGACCCAGCGAAGGATGTACAGGTGCTATGCCCAATGACTAGGGGAGAAGTGGGAACGCGCAATCTTAACGCGGTACTGCAAGAATTACTTAATCCACCGTACCAAGGTAAGGCTGAACTATTTCGAGGGGGGATGAAACTGCGCGTGGGCGATCGGGTAATTCAGCAAGTGAATGACTATAACCGCGAGGTGTTCAACGGTGACTTGGGGACAGTTGCCGCAATTGACACCGAGGAACAAGAGGTGACAGTGCAGTTTGAAGGGCGGAGTGTCACCTATGACTATGCGGACATTAATGAGTTAGCACTAGCATTTGCTGTGACTATTCATTATCTTTTACAGAATATTTATATTCAACAACAACAACAACGAGTCTTTTTTTATTCATGGTGTAGGGATATCTCGTTACAAAATTTAGCTTATACAACGAGTATCATGACTATATACTTAGTAAATGAAACTCACACTGCAAAAAGGAATTGA
- a CDS encoding tyrosine-type recombinase/integrase — MKLTLQKGIDPNTLEIVWLMLDGDYQVIEPIQRYLTYLSTNKSPKTVEAYGYDFKLWWAFLDSRHLDWRNIKLNDIEDFAYWLRVGDTSVLSIQPVEAKRSEKSINRAITAIMGFYDYHIVNQTVDFKQFNRFYLPYGITRQGLLAGIAKSNPIRQKLVKLKEPKKFPGCLTDEQVEILVNTCHRLRDKFIILMLNGTGMRIGELLGLQHDDVGDANDYFIQVKKRNNLNEARAKGQERFIPVIPELLKMYDDYLIYEYPEVESPYVFVNIWEGVVGQPMKAGVINTMFYRLSEKTGIKVYPHLFRHSYATRLLKAKYPPERVKHLLGHASIQTTLDIYSHVLSEGNLIEVVEREENK; from the coding sequence ATGAAACTCACACTGCAAAAAGGAATTGACCCAAACACTTTAGAGATAGTCTGGTTGATGCTAGACGGGGACTATCAGGTCATCGAACCTATTCAGAGGTACCTAACCTATCTCAGCACTAACAAATCACCTAAGACTGTCGAGGCATACGGTTACGACTTCAAATTGTGGTGGGCTTTTCTTGACAGTAGGCATCTAGACTGGCGGAATATTAAGCTAAATGACATAGAAGACTTTGCCTATTGGCTCAGGGTTGGAGATACGTCTGTTTTGTCGATACAACCAGTAGAGGCTAAACGGTCAGAGAAAAGTATTAATCGAGCTATCACAGCAATCATGGGTTTTTATGACTACCACATTGTTAATCAAACCGTTGATTTCAAGCAGTTTAATAGGTTTTACCTTCCGTATGGAATAACTAGACAAGGATTACTGGCAGGCATTGCTAAGAGTAATCCAATTCGACAGAAGCTAGTCAAACTAAAAGAGCCAAAGAAATTTCCTGGTTGTCTTACTGACGAACAGGTAGAAATTTTAGTCAATACTTGCCATCGCTTGCGAGACAAATTCATAATCCTAATGCTCAACGGAACGGGAATGAGAATCGGAGAGTTACTGGGACTACAACATGATGATGTTGGAGATGCCAATGACTATTTCATCCAAGTTAAGAAGCGAAATAATCTCAATGAAGCAAGAGCAAAAGGTCAGGAAAGGTTCATCCCTGTTATTCCTGAACTATTAAAGATGTATGACGACTACCTGATCTACGAGTACCCAGAAGTAGAATCGCCTTATGTATTCGTCAACATTTGGGAAGGAGTAGTAGGTCAGCCGATGAAAGCGGGTGTAATCAACACCATGTTCTACCGCTTGAGTGAGAAAACGGGTATTAAGGTATATCCGCACCTGTTTCGGCATTCATACGCTACAAGGCTTCTCAAAGCCAAATACCCACCAGAGCGGGTAAAACATCTATTGGGACACGCGAGCATTCAAACAACCTTAGATATTTATTCTCACGTACTTAGTGAAGGAAATCTCATAGAGGTAGTAGAAAGAGAGGAGAATAAATGA